GCTATGCAAGCGCGTTTAACTTAAGTTAAGTTAAGTTAAGTTAAACGCGGAACAATAATAATTACCGGGTCATTGAAATAATTTCAGGATGGTTAATAAACTCATCAAGTTCATCTTGGGCATTAGGAAATTGAGCTCGGTGTTTTTGTAGAATGGCAATGGCATTATTCATCGCTAATTTACTTTGTAGATCAATTTCTGCTTTTTCATCTTTCACCAACGAGTGACTTTGAGACAATGTATTACGAATAACGTCCATATCTATTTTAGTCCCAGGACAAGATTTACTGGTTCTATAACGCGATGAAATAATATTTTTTTTCACTAATTCATTTAACTCTCGATGACCAATAACTTTATCCAACGGTATTGAAAACTCTGTCATCAACTGTTCTATTAAGCCATAAAGGCTTTTATATTGAGCAAGTGTAAAATCAAATTTATCACCGTGACCAATACAGCAGATACCTAAAGAACGGCTATTTAATCCTAAAGCATGCGCACCCGCTTTATTGGTTAATCGACCTATTTCAATTTCACCGTCGATTTTGAGGTCATGCTGGTCATTTAAAATCACAAAATGATAGCCAATACCTGACCAATTTCGTGCTTTATGCCATTGGTCAATCATATCTCGGTCACAATTTTTGCCAGTAAAAGCAGCTGTATGGAGCACAATATATTCTGGAAACATCGGAGTTATCCTTATTAAAGATGTTACTTGCAGTTATGCTAGAGCAATTATAAAAATGAGGAGAGGTACAGCCAATGAGGAATGATGCTTTTAAAGCAGTTAATGAGCTAATTTCCACCTAACTCGCTATAGCACCATTTGGTGTATGACTTCATAGAGAGTAAATAATTTATTAGGTAGCAATTAATAACGTGCCTGA
The Colwellia sp. Arc7-D genome window above contains:
- a CDS encoding N-acetylmuramoyl-L-alanine amidase is translated as MFPEYIVLHTAAFTGKNCDRDMIDQWHKARNWSGIGYHFVILNDQHDLKIDGEIEIGRLTNKAGAHALGLNSRSLGICCIGHGDKFDFTLAQYKSLYGLIEQLMTEFSIPLDKVIGHRELNELVKKNIISSRYRTSKSCPGTKIDMDVIRNTLSQSHSLVKDEKAEIDLQSKLAMNNAIAILQKHRAQFPNAQDELDEFINHPEIISMTR